A stretch of Chloracidobacterium validum DNA encodes these proteins:
- a CDS encoding DUF5615 family PIN-like protein: MRLLTDENFNGDIVRGLLLRQPDLDIVRVQDVGLAGSDDPDILVWAAENNRIVLTHDRATMSDYAYERVAAGKGMAGVFILNDRFPVGRAIEEILLLAACTEQAEWSNRAVHVPL; encoded by the coding sequence TTGCGGCTGCTGACGGACGAGAACTTCAATGGCGACATCGTGCGCGGCTTGTTGCTGCGTCAACCAGACCTCGACATCGTTCGCGTGCAGGATGTCGGCCTTGCCGGTTCGGATGATCCAGACATCCTGGTCTGGGCCGCTGAGAACAACCGCATTGTCCTGACACACGACCGCGCTACCATGTCGGACTACGCGTATGAGCGAGTGGCCGCAGGAAAGGGCATGGCCGGCGTTTTCATCTTGAATGACCGGTTTCCTGTTGGGCGTGCCATTGAAGAAATCCTGCTGCTGGCGGCATGCACCGAACAAGCAGAATGGAGCAACCGCGCGGTTCATGTGCCGCTTTGA
- a CDS encoding restriction endonuclease: protein MFDVFTEEVEVLIKDGIANLYWYKGDLQKAWLRSGVSTAVRDEIVGLKSEEGRELSKRRQMDALYERLRSGDYNRRLEISRNFVRILIEHTGFTPQSEKHRVEIAERSALKLRELIRQQEKDREYRDSIRASAEKASRETYESKLGELRIKFAEAHALPPQKKGYALEKLFTELMRISGIPVEEPFRIEGEQLDGAVKYDGHYYLVELKWGKGKTEPKEIGHFFYKVDGKLQARGLFIAMNGFSDGAIANLPKGKELKVLLLDGNHFTNVIYGLYKFQELLEHAIRQASLRGEIYCAHNLQS, encoded by the coding sequence ATGTTTGACGTATTCACAGAAGAAGTTGAAGTTCTCATCAAGGATGGGATTGCCAACCTCTATTGGTACAAAGGCGACCTACAAAAGGCGTGGTTGCGGTCTGGCGTTTCCACCGCAGTTCGCGACGAGATCGTCGGGCTGAAATCCGAGGAAGGCCGGGAGCTATCGAAGCGCCGACAAATGGACGCACTTTACGAGCGCCTTCGCAGTGGCGATTACAACCGGCGCTTGGAGATTTCAAGAAATTTCGTTCGTATCCTCATCGAACACACAGGCTTCACTCCGCAAAGTGAAAAGCATCGAGTTGAAATTGCAGAGCGAAGCGCTCTCAAGCTACGGGAGCTAATCCGCCAACAGGAGAAGGATCGCGAGTATCGCGATAGCATCCGAGCCAGCGCAGAAAAAGCATCCCGTGAAACCTACGAGTCAAAACTCGGAGAACTTCGTATCAAGTTTGCCGAGGCACACGCTCTGCCCCCACAGAAGAAGGGCTACGCACTGGAGAAACTGTTTACCGAGCTTATGAGAATCAGCGGTATTCCCGTTGAGGAGCCGTTCAGGATCGAGGGCGAACAGCTTGATGGTGCGGTGAAATACGACGGGCACTACTACTTGGTAGAACTGAAGTGGGGCAAAGGGAAAACAGAACCAAAAGAGATCGGGCACTTCTTCTACAAGGTCGATGGAAAGCTTCAAGCTAGGGGGCTTTTCATTGCTATGAATGGGTTTTCCGACGGTGCGATAGCTAACCTACCGAAGGGGAAGGAACTGAAAGTACTGCTGCTCGATGGCAACCACTTCACCAATGTCATCTACGGGCTTTACAAGTTTCAGGAGCTTCTGGAGCATGCCATTCGGCAAGCATCTTTGCGCGGCGAAATCTACTGTGCGCATAACCTACAAAGCTAA
- a CDS encoding NADPH-dependent F420 reductase, with the protein MKIAFIGYGQVGAPLADHLQRLGHHITLAANDPNSESVKKALTKNANLKVAAPRVAVSDAEVVFLATPFQANEAALKAVADEIRGKILIDCTNPVGANLSHGLNSVQSGSEMVQALVPYTNVVKAFTIYGFENFEDSSYPGYNVKPAMMYCGKDSAAKETVGELIAQLGWHPLDVGGLEQALHLEHMTLLWVRMVRIMGHSPNLVWAALFR; encoded by the coding sequence ATGAAAATTGCATTTATTGGTTATGGGCAGGTCGGCGCTCCGTTGGCAGACCACCTGCAACGTCTTGGGCACCACATTACGTTGGCGGCCAACGACCCGAATTCCGAGAGCGTGAAAAAAGCTCTGACGAAGAATGCTAACCTGAAGGTTGCCGCACCGAGGGTTGCGGTCAGTGATGCGGAGGTTGTTTTCCTCGCTACGCCGTTCCAAGCCAACGAAGCCGCACTCAAAGCGGTTGCTGATGAGATAAGGGGAAAGATTCTTATCGACTGCACCAATCCGGTTGGCGCCAACCTCAGCCACGGATTGAATAGCGTTCAGTCCGGTTCGGAGATGGTTCAGGCACTCGTTCCATACACCAATGTAGTCAAGGCGTTTACGATCTACGGTTTCGAGAACTTCGAGGATTCCTCCTACCCTGGTTACAATGTCAAGCCAGCAATGATGTACTGTGGTAAGGATTCCGCAGCCAAGGAGACGGTCGGAGAATTGATTGCACAGCTTGGCTGGCACCCGCTCGATGTTGGCGGTCTGGAGCAGGCGTTGCATTTGGAGCATATGACACTCTTGTGGGTGCGTATGGTTCGCATAATGGGTCACTCTCCCAACCTGGTGTGGGCCGCCTTATTCCGATGA
- a CDS encoding VOC family protein gives MKLGYTIVYVPDVAGSLEFFEKAFGLSKKFLHESGTYGELNTGETTLSFASHELGDLNFLEGHVQAHNSAQPLGFEIVLVTGDIPLAHEKALAAGAKELAAPVAKPWGQVVSYVRCPDGILVELCTPIGA, from the coding sequence ATGAAACTCGGGTACACCATCGTCTACGTGCCTGATGTGGCAGGCTCGTTGGAATTCTTTGAGAAAGCATTTGGGCTTTCAAAGAAGTTTCTCCACGAGAGCGGTACGTACGGAGAACTCAATACCGGAGAAACCACGTTGTCCTTTGCGTCACATGAGCTTGGCGATCTAAACTTCCTCGAAGGGCATGTACAGGCCCACAACTCAGCCCAACCGCTTGGTTTTGAAATTGTGCTTGTCACCGGGGACATTCCGCTTGCTCACGAAAAAGCTCTAGCGGCGGGAGCGAAGGAACTCGCTGCGCCTGTAGCCAAGCCGTGGGGTCAAGTTGTGTCATACGTGCGCTGCCCCGATGGAATACTGGTCGAGTTATGCACTCCGATCGGAGCATGA
- a CDS encoding NAD-dependent epimerase/dehydratase family protein, whose protein sequence is MNTILGANGVIAQELSRALVSFSPAIRQVSRNPRKVNPTDETVVADLLDAQATANAVSGSEVVYLVAGLKYDTSVWQEQWPQVMRNVIDACIHHGARLVFFDNVYAYGRVDGLMTEDTPFNPISKKGEVRAKIATRLLDEMRRGNLQAMIVRAADFYGPNVVNSFPHATVFERLKAGKAPRWIGNPHAVHTFTYTPDTGHALAVLGRSPEAYGQTWHLPTTKEPLTGADFVRLACELANQPYKLQVAPRWILRLMGIFMPVLRENEEMMYQFEYDYRFDSSKIESAFGLHATPYRQGIRESLGSGTQSSA, encoded by the coding sequence ATGAACACGATACTCGGCGCCAATGGCGTCATTGCTCAAGAGCTGTCCCGGGCACTTGTTTCATTTTCCCCGGCCATCCGACAGGTGAGCCGTAATCCTCGAAAGGTAAATCCGACTGATGAGACGGTCGTGGCTGATTTATTGGACGCCCAAGCGACCGCAAACGCTGTATCAGGAAGTGAAGTTGTCTACCTGGTGGCCGGTTTGAAGTACGACACGTCTGTCTGGCAAGAGCAATGGCCCCAAGTGATGCGCAATGTCATTGATGCCTGCATACATCACGGCGCCCGGCTGGTGTTCTTCGACAACGTTTATGCCTATGGGCGCGTGGACGGCTTGATGACGGAGGACACGCCATTCAACCCGATCAGCAAGAAGGGCGAAGTCAGGGCAAAGATTGCAACTAGGCTGCTAGATGAAATGCGCCGTGGCAACCTGCAGGCGATGATTGTGCGTGCGGCCGACTTCTATGGTCCCAATGTAGTAAACAGCTTTCCACACGCTACGGTATTTGAGCGTCTCAAGGCAGGAAAAGCGCCGCGGTGGATAGGCAATCCGCATGCCGTCCACACCTTTACATATACGCCGGACACCGGCCATGCGTTAGCCGTGCTAGGAAGATCACCGGAGGCATATGGCCAGACATGGCACCTGCCAACGACTAAGGAGCCGCTTACAGGGGCAGATTTCGTGCGTTTGGCATGCGAGTTGGCAAATCAGCCCTACAAGCTGCAAGTAGCACCCCGTTGGATACTGAGGCTCATGGGTATCTTCATGCCAGTGCTTCGTGAAAACGAGGAAATGATGTATCAGTTTGAATATGACTATCGCTTTGATAGCAGCAAGATTGAGTCCGCATTTGGCTTGCATGCGACGCCATACCGCCAGGGCATCAGGGAGTCATTGGGGTCTGGGACACAAAGCAGTGCATAA
- a CDS encoding 5'-nucleotidase: MPLDLSDTLVVGITTTALFDMTESDNAFQSSFKEDRAKAVADYRDHMLKHEHEPLVDGTGMPLVRALLALNQYQPDSQPPLVEVVVMSRNSPETGLRVLHNIRRLNLPITRYAFTGGESVTAYLDAFDVDLFLTTRPADAQQVTDAGTCAVALVKAPPSDMAPIPEGQVRIAFDADAVLFDESSELLNKVEGLPSFHKNEDLNQNSPMQEGPYAQFLRKLSRLQGRLPFNVEFSPVHIAIVTARNAPAEMRVIKTLRHWNIYVNAMFFLGGVEKAKVLKAYRPHIFFDDQDSHLEPAAKHVPSAKVPYKTTSPLKAVTGGDGLP; this comes from the coding sequence ATGCCCCTCGATCTCTCTGACACCCTAGTCGTAGGCATCACGACCACTGCATTGTTCGACATGACGGAGTCGGACAATGCCTTTCAGTCCAGCTTCAAAGAAGATCGTGCGAAGGCGGTCGCAGACTACCGCGACCATATGCTCAAGCATGAGCACGAACCGCTCGTAGATGGCACTGGCATGCCGCTTGTCCGTGCTCTGCTAGCCCTCAACCAGTACCAACCGGACTCACAGCCGCCACTGGTGGAGGTTGTCGTTATGTCTCGCAACAGCCCGGAGACCGGGCTGCGTGTTCTTCACAACATCAGGCGACTTAATCTTCCGATCACTCGCTACGCCTTCACGGGTGGCGAGTCCGTCACCGCGTACCTGGATGCCTTCGATGTGGACCTATTTCTCACAACGCGACCCGCGGATGCCCAGCAGGTGACTGATGCCGGCACCTGCGCAGTCGCACTCGTAAAGGCACCACCGAGCGACATGGCGCCAATCCCAGAAGGACAGGTGCGAATTGCGTTTGATGCAGATGCCGTCTTGTTTGATGAGAGCAGCGAACTCCTGAACAAGGTCGAGGGATTGCCGAGCTTCCACAAGAACGAGGACCTGAACCAGAACTCTCCAATGCAGGAGGGCCCGTATGCTCAGTTCCTTCGGAAGCTCTCCCGCCTTCAAGGTCGGCTTCCCTTCAATGTGGAATTCTCGCCTGTCCATATTGCGATCGTGACGGCGAGAAACGCTCCAGCGGAGATGCGCGTGATCAAGACATTGCGGCACTGGAACATCTACGTCAACGCGATGTTCTTCCTTGGTGGCGTTGAGAAGGCTAAGGTGCTCAAGGCATACAGGCCCCACATCTTCTTCGACGACCAAGACTCACACCTTGAGCCGGCGGCCAAGCACGTCCCATCGGCAAAAGTCCCATACAAGACCACCTCTCCCCTAAAGGCTGTTACCGGTGGTGACGGCTTACCTTGA
- a CDS encoding helicase-related protein: MRLEDLQPDATVRGILPNALVTVVSVTWHGSEALTLVYRGPDGRIADEVLYRGDEARLEIVEHGRPWSFDGDGALFRLVSEAHRIRLAHLFDPVLAVHTSLVEPLPHQITAVYEAMLSRQPLRFLLADDPGAGKTIMAGLLIKELILRGDLKRCLIVCPGSLVEQWQDEMYHRFHLPFEILTNDKLEAARTGNWFLEHDLAIARLDKLARNEEVQQKLRAPENRYDLIVCDEAHKLSATFFGGEVKYTKRYRLGQLLSGLTRHFLLMTATPHNGREEDFQLFLALLDGDRFEGKFRDGVHQADTSDLMRRMVKENLLKFDGTPLFPERIAHTVPYRLSDAEARLYKEVTEYVRQEFNRAEALQNDKRAGTVGFALTILQRRLASSPEAIYQSLRRRRERLEKRLRELELLQRGATVPAATLAGPLLDADDIEDLDEAPENEVEAIEEEILDQATAAATLAELRAEIAILSRLEALANDVRKRGEDTKWRELSNLLGEIFTPTDLGDRATEPALPYAADPGAKPVSARRQKLVIFTEHRDTLNYLEHRIGALLGRPGAIAVIHGGMGREERRKAQERFRHDPEVQVLLATDAAGEGINLQRAHLMVNYDLPWNPNRLEQRFGRIHRIGQTEVCHLWNLVAEETREGDVYRRLLEKLEEARQALGGQVFDVLGKLQFDGRPLRDLLIEAIRYGEQPEVRARLTQAIEHGVNRRRLEKLIDERALAHDAMDLSRVARIREDMERAEARRLQPHYIESFFLEAFKRLGGTIRQREPRRYEVTHVPAPVRNRDRQIGAGEPVLSRYERIAFEKDLIAPPGQPLAAFVCPGHPLLDAVLDLTLERHRDLLRRGTVLVDERDPGTSPRLLLTLEHAIQDATRLPSGERRTISRRLFYVEVKEERGVRGEERGVREEERGVREEERGAREEERGAREEERGAREEERGAREEERGAREEERGAREEERGAREEERGAREEERGAREEERGAKGEEQGGRECVPLTSHSSPLTSHFSSLTPHSPPLTSHFSSLTPHSPPLTSHFSSLTPHSPPLTSHFSSLTPHPSLLFTHFSSYAPYLDYRPLAESEPSLADLLARPECAWIARATGQELEQKARDHAIARVVPEHVAEVRSRRLAWIDKTRAAVKDRLTKEIAYWDHRAEQLKLQEQAGKAGARLNSHEARRRADELQVRLERRLAELDGEAQISALPPVVLGGFVVVPLGLIAAMMGRPPVAPAPPTTDTQLVAARARAIVMEVERRLGYEPTDREHDKLGYDIESRVPGTGRLRFIEVKGRVAGADTVTVTKNEILTSLNKPDDYILALVEFHDDGTHRVSYLRRPFQREPDFGVTSVNYDFADLLSRAGEPA; this comes from the coding sequence GTGAGACTCGAAGATCTCCAACCCGACGCCACGGTCCGCGGCATTCTCCCGAACGCACTTGTCACCGTCGTTAGTGTCACTTGGCACGGGTCGGAAGCACTGACCCTCGTTTACCGCGGACCCGACGGCCGCATTGCCGACGAAGTTCTCTATCGCGGCGACGAGGCCCGGCTGGAAATCGTCGAGCACGGTCGGCCGTGGAGCTTTGACGGCGACGGCGCGCTCTTCCGTCTCGTCTCGGAAGCCCACCGCATCCGGCTCGCGCACCTGTTTGATCCCGTGCTCGCGGTACACACCTCGCTGGTCGAGCCGCTGCCCCACCAGATCACCGCCGTTTACGAAGCCATGCTGTCCCGGCAGCCGCTGCGCTTTCTCCTGGCCGACGACCCCGGCGCCGGCAAAACCATCATGGCCGGACTCCTCATCAAGGAACTCATCCTGCGCGGCGACCTCAAGCGCTGCCTCATCGTGTGCCCGGGCAGTCTGGTCGAACAGTGGCAGGACGAGATGTACCACCGCTTCCACCTTCCCTTTGAGATTCTCACCAACGACAAGCTCGAGGCTGCCCGCACCGGCAACTGGTTTCTCGAGCACGACCTGGCCATTGCCCGCCTCGACAAGCTGGCGCGCAACGAGGAGGTTCAGCAGAAGCTCCGCGCCCCTGAGAATCGCTACGACCTCATCGTCTGCGACGAAGCGCACAAGCTCTCCGCCACCTTCTTCGGCGGCGAGGTCAAGTACACCAAGCGCTACCGGCTCGGTCAGCTCCTCTCCGGACTCACGCGCCACTTTCTGCTGATGACGGCCACGCCGCACAACGGCCGGGAAGAGGACTTCCAGCTCTTCCTGGCGTTGCTCGACGGTGACCGCTTTGAGGGAAAGTTCCGCGACGGCGTACACCAAGCCGATACCTCCGACCTGATGCGCCGGATGGTGAAGGAGAACCTGCTCAAGTTCGACGGCACGCCGCTCTTCCCCGAGCGCATTGCCCACACGGTACCCTACCGGCTCTCCGACGCCGAGGCCCGGCTTTACAAGGAAGTCACCGAGTACGTGCGCCAGGAGTTCAACCGCGCCGAGGCGCTGCAGAACGACAAGCGTGCCGGCACGGTCGGTTTCGCGCTCACCATCCTGCAGCGGCGGCTGGCTTCGTCGCCGGAGGCCATTTACCAGTCGCTGCGCCGCCGCCGCGAGCGGTTGGAAAAGCGCCTGCGCGAGCTGGAGCTTCTGCAGCGCGGGGCCACCGTGCCGGCGGCAACGCTGGCCGGGCCTCTGCTCGACGCCGACGACATCGAAGACCTCGACGAAGCCCCCGAAAACGAGGTCGAGGCCATCGAGGAAGAGATTCTCGACCAGGCCACGGCCGCCGCCACCCTAGCCGAGCTACGGGCCGAGATCGCCATACTCAGCCGCCTGGAAGCTCTGGCCAATGATGTGCGAAAGCGCGGTGAGGACACCAAGTGGCGCGAGCTATCGAACTTGCTCGGTGAGATCTTCACGCCCACTGACTTGGGCGACCGGGCCACGGAGCCGGCTCTACCCTATGCCGCCGACCCGGGAGCAAAACCCGTGTCCGCGCGGCGCCAGAAGCTCGTCATCTTCACCGAGCACCGCGACACGCTCAACTATCTGGAGCACCGGATCGGGGCGCTGCTGGGGCGCCCAGGAGCGATTGCGGTGATTCACGGCGGCATGGGACGCGAGGAGCGGCGCAAGGCGCAGGAGCGGTTCCGGCACGACCCCGAGGTACAGGTGCTGCTCGCCACCGACGCCGCCGGTGAGGGCATCAACCTGCAGCGCGCGCACCTGATGGTCAACTACGACCTACCGTGGAACCCCAACCGCCTGGAACAACGCTTCGGACGCATCCATCGCATCGGCCAGACCGAGGTCTGCCACCTGTGGAACCTGGTGGCCGAGGAGACCCGCGAGGGCGATGTTTACCGGCGGCTGCTGGAGAAGCTCGAGGAAGCGCGCCAGGCGCTGGGCGGCCAGGTCTTCGACGTGCTGGGCAAGCTCCAGTTCGACGGCCGTCCGCTGCGCGACTTGCTCATCGAGGCGATCCGCTATGGTGAGCAGCCGGAAGTCCGCGCCCGGCTGACACAAGCCATCGAGCACGGTGTCAACCGCCGGCGTCTCGAAAAGCTGATTGATGAACGCGCACTCGCTCACGACGCCATGGACTTGAGCCGCGTGGCGCGCATCCGCGAAGACATGGAGCGGGCCGAGGCGCGCCGCTTGCAGCCGCATTACATCGAGTCGTTCTTCCTCGAGGCCTTCAAGCGCCTGGGCGGGACCATCCGCCAGCGCGAGCCGCGGCGCTACGAAGTCACGCACGTGCCCGCGCCCGTGCGCAACCGCGACCGCCAGATTGGCGCCGGCGAGCCGGTGCTGTCGCGCTATGAGCGCATCGCCTTTGAGAAGGACTTGATCGCGCCGCCGGGCCAGCCGCTTGCGGCCTTTGTGTGTCCGGGCCACCCGCTGCTTGACGCCGTCCTGGACCTCACGCTCGAGCGCCACCGCGATCTGCTCAGACGCGGCACGGTGCTGGTGGACGAGCGCGACCCCGGCACGAGCCCGCGCCTGCTCTTGACCCTGGAGCATGCCATCCAGGACGCGACTCGGCTGCCGTCGGGCGAGCGCCGCACCATCTCGCGGCGACTGTTTTACGTCGAAGTGAAAGAGGAACGAGGAGTGAGGGGAGAGGAGCGAGGAGTGAGAGAAGAGGAGCGAGGAGTGAGAGAAGAGGAGCGAGGAGCGAGAGAAGAGGAGCGAGGAGCGAGAGAAGAGGAGCGAGGAGCGAGAGAAGAGGAGCGAGGAGCGAGAGAAGAGGAGCGAGGAGCGAGAGAAGAGGAGCGAGGAGCGAGAGAAGAGGAGCGAGGAGCGAGAGAAGAGGAGCGAGGAGCAAGAGAAGAGGAACGGGGAGCAAGAGAAGAGGAACGGGGAGCGAAGGGAGAGGAGCAAGGAGGGAGAGAATGTGTTCCTCTCACTTCTCACTCATCCCCTCTCACTTCTCACTTCTCTTCCCTCACGCCTCACTCACCCCCTCTCACTTCTCACTTCTCTTCCCTCACGCCTCACTCACCCCCTCTCACTTCTCACTTCTCTTCCCTCACGCCTCACTCACCCCCTCTCACTTCTCACTTCTCTTCCCTCACGCCTCATCCCTCCCTCCTCTTCACCCACTTCTCGTCCTACGCGCCCTACCTCGACTACCGCCCGCTGGCCGAGAGCGAGCCATCACTGGCCGACCTGCTCGCCCGCCCCGAGTGCGCCTGGATCGCGCGTGCCACCGGCCAGGAGCTTGAGCAAAAGGCCCGCGACCACGCCATTGCAAGGGTGGTTCCTGAGCACGTGGCCGAGGTGCGCAGCCGGCGCCTCGCGTGGATTGACAAGACCCGCGCCGCCGTGAAGGACCGCCTGACCAAGGAGATCGCCTACTGGGACCACCGCGCCGAACAGTTGAAGCTCCAGGAGCAGGCCGGCAAGGCTGGCGCGCGGCTCAACTCGCACGAGGCGCGCCGCCGCGCCGACGAGCTGCAAGTCCGCCTCGAGCGCCGGCTGGCCGAGCTTGACGGTGAAGCGCAGATTTCGGCGCTACCGCCGGTGGTACTGGGCGGCTTCGTGGTCGTGCCGCTCGGGCTCATCGCTGCGATGATGGGACGCCCGCCCGTCGCACCCGCGCCCCCCACCACGGATACCCAGCTTGTCGCCGCCCGCGCGCGGGCGATTGTGATGGAGGTTGAGCGGCGTTTGGGCTACGAGCCGACGGACCGCGAGCACGACAAGCTCGGCTACGACATCGAAAGCCGCGTTCCTGGCACGGGGCGGCTACGCTTCATCGAGGTGAAGGGCCGCGTGGCCGGAGCGGACACCGTGACCGTGACGAAGAACGAGATCCTGACCAGCCTCAACAAACCCGACGACTACATCCTCGCGCTGGTGGAGTTCCACGACGACGGCACCCACCGCGTTTCCTACCTGCGCCGTCCCTTCCAGCGCGAGCCGGATTTCGGGGTAACGAGCGTAAACTACGATTTTGCCGACCTGCTGAGTCGTGCAGGAGAGCCCGCATGA